From a single Nitrogeniibacter mangrovi genomic region:
- a CDS encoding penicillin-binding protein 1A codes for MRWVLYPFFALIALAVMGAATIAAVVAFAWPKLPSLEILTDYRPKIPLRIYTSDGFLIGEYGEERRNFVDISEVPEVLKHAILAAEDERFYEHPGIDVQGIARAAVANVVSGGRGQGASTITMQVARNFFLTREKTFTRKIYEILLSLKIEQNLTKDQILGLYINQIYLGRRSYGFSAAAKTYYGKPLAELSVGEAAMLAGLPKAPSRYNPVVNPKRARLRQQYVLRRMRELGFITQAEMDAAAAEPFKAVAVDKNEASTVHADYVAEMARQIAVEQFDDKAYELGINIITTITKKEQEAAYEGLRDGLLAYDRRHGYRGPERFIDLPPAGDARTDAMDEALDDTSDYGDLVGAVVVAASPKSVTVYRNGQQIKIDGKALSFAAPMLQDKAPAAKRIRPGAIVRIRKDPKLGWTILQMPHVEGALIAINADDGAVRALVGGFDYFHNKFNHATQAYRQPGSSFKPFVYSAALERGYSPGSYVEDEPLYFPPGVTGTQAWEPANYDHKYEGPMTLRRALAKSKNMVSIRLLQSIGTDYAQDFATRFGFQPEHTPAYLTMALGAGEATPWQMATGYAVFANGGYRVQPYVIKEIRDVEGKVLARVDPPVAGKSAARVIDERNAFVMDSMLREVVSAGTGARAKSLGRSDLAGKTGTTNDYVDAWFCGFNPDVVAISWVGFDKPSNLGRGETGSRAALPIWIDYMKVALKDRPEKELPKPARLERVAAVEGIEPDWVYAENEPPVPPELPDDLLEHATRPMDAPSEVIPAFPGGLFGDNPPTQQPIKIKPRVQPPAPVEDLRPTPAPVLEAAPRPMIRPMPQQ; via the coding sequence ATGCGCTGGGTTCTTTACCCGTTTTTCGCCCTCATCGCTCTTGCCGTGATGGGCGCCGCCACGATTGCCGCCGTTGTCGCCTTCGCCTGGCCCAAACTCCCCTCCCTCGAGATCCTGACCGACTACCGGCCCAAGATCCCGCTGAGGATCTATACATCCGACGGTTTCCTGATCGGCGAATACGGCGAGGAACGCCGCAATTTCGTCGATATCAGCGAGGTGCCGGAGGTGCTCAAGCACGCCATCCTCGCCGCAGAAGATGAGCGCTTTTACGAGCACCCCGGCATCGACGTGCAGGGGATTGCGCGCGCCGCCGTCGCCAACGTCGTCTCCGGCGGACGCGGCCAGGGCGCCTCCACGATCACCATGCAGGTCGCGCGGAACTTCTTCCTGACCCGCGAGAAGACCTTCACCCGCAAGATCTACGAGATCCTGCTGTCCCTGAAGATCGAGCAGAACCTCACCAAGGACCAGATCCTCGGTCTGTACATCAACCAGATCTACCTGGGCCGCCGCTCCTATGGCTTCTCGGCTGCCGCCAAGACTTATTACGGCAAGCCGCTGGCGGAACTGAGCGTTGGCGAGGCCGCCATGCTCGCCGGCCTGCCCAAGGCGCCCTCGCGCTACAACCCGGTGGTCAACCCCAAGCGGGCGCGCCTGCGTCAGCAGTACGTCCTGCGACGCATGCGCGAACTGGGCTTCATCACCCAGGCGGAGATGGACGCGGCAGCGGCCGAGCCCTTCAAGGCCGTCGCCGTGGACAAGAACGAGGCCTCGACCGTCCATGCCGACTACGTGGCGGAAATGGCGCGCCAGATCGCCGTGGAACAGTTCGATGACAAGGCCTACGAGCTGGGCATCAACATCATCACGACCATCACCAAGAAGGAACAGGAAGCCGCCTACGAAGGTCTGCGGGACGGTCTGCTGGCCTATGATCGCCGCCATGGCTATCGCGGCCCCGAGCGCTTCATCGACCTGCCTCCGGCCGGCGACGCACGCACCGACGCGATGGACGAGGCCCTCGACGACACCTCCGACTATGGCGATTTGGTTGGCGCCGTGGTGGTCGCCGCCTCACCCAAGTCGGTCACCGTCTATCGCAACGGCCAGCAGATCAAGATCGACGGCAAGGCGCTGAGCTTCGCCGCCCCGATGCTCCAGGACAAGGCCCCGGCGGCCAAACGCATTCGCCCGGGCGCCATCGTCCGCATCCGCAAGGACCCGAAACTCGGCTGGACCATCCTGCAGATGCCCCATGTCGAGGGTGCCCTGATCGCAATCAATGCCGACGATGGCGCCGTGCGCGCCCTCGTGGGTGGTTTCGACTACTTCCACAACAAGTTCAACCACGCCACCCAGGCCTACCGCCAACCGGGCTCGAGCTTCAAGCCCTTCGTGTATTCGGCCGCTCTGGAACGCGGCTACAGCCCCGGCAGCTATGTGGAAGACGAACCGCTCTACTTCCCCCCCGGCGTCACCGGTACCCAGGCCTGGGAGCCGGCCAACTACGACCACAAATACGAAGGGCCGATGACCCTGCGCCGGGCGCTGGCAAAATCCAAGAACATGGTGTCCATCCGGCTGCTACAGTCCATCGGCACCGACTACGCGCAGGACTTTGCCACCCGTTTTGGCTTCCAGCCCGAGCACACGCCCGCCTACCTCACCATGGCGCTGGGCGCCGGCGAGGCGACGCCCTGGCAGATGGCCACCGGTTATGCCGTCTTCGCCAACGGCGGCTACCGGGTGCAGCCCTACGTGATCAAGGAGATCCGCGACGTCGAGGGCAAGGTGCTGGCACGAGTCGATCCGCCGGTGGCGGGCAAGTCCGCCGCCCGCGTGATCGACGAGCGCAACGCCTTCGTGATGGATTCGATGCTGCGCGAGGTGGTCAGCGCGGGCACCGGTGCCCGTGCCAAATCGCTGGGACGCAGCGATCTGGCCGGCAAGACCGGGACCACCAACGACTACGTGGACGCCTGGTTCTGCGGCTTCAATCCCGACGTGGTCGCCATCTCCTGGGTCGGTTTCGACAAGCCGAGCAATCTCGGCCGCGGCGAGACCGGCAGCCGGGCCGCCCTGCCGATCTGGATCGACTACATGAAGGTGGCGCTCAAGGACCGGCCGGAGAAGGAACTGCCCAAGCCCGCGCGCCTGGAACGCGTCGCTGCGGTCGAGGGGATCGAGCCGGACTGGGTCTATGCCGAAAACGAGCCGCCCGTTCCGCCCGAACTGCCGGACGACCTGCTCGAACACGCCACACGCCCCATGGACGCCCCATCCGAGGTGATCCCCGCCTTCCCGGGCGGACTGTTCGGCGACAATCCGCCCACACAGCAGCCGATCAAGATCAAGCCACGCGTGCAACCACCGGCGCCGGTCGAGGATCTGCGCCCGACGCCGGCACCCGTACTCGAAGCCGCGCCACGGCCCATGATCCGGCCCATGCCGCAGCAGTGA
- the lysA gene encoding diaminopimelate decarboxylase, with protein MTDFPISTLHGDDSLLIESVALSEIAERFGTPTYVYSRQALTDAYHAYEQALAGRRATICYAVKANSNLGILDAFARLGAGFDIVSGGELKRVLAAGGDPAKVVFSGVGKTVDEIRLALDACIGCFNIESPEELDRLDTTARAMGKTAPIAFRVNPDVDPKTHPYISTGLKANKFGVAYSDARALYRRAATMDGIAVCGIASHIGSQLLDPAPVAEAAERVLALVKQLNADGIELDHIDIGGGMGIRYDDEILPGATRFLAPVLEVLAGRPEALHLEPGRSLIGNAGLLLTRVEFLKHGEEKHFAIVDAAMNDLARPALYDAYHAVVPVQRSDTPAQTYDVVGPICESGDFLARDRQLAVRAGDLLAILSAGAYGMTMASNYNTRPRAAEVMVDGEVCYAIRERERVEDLYANEHRLP; from the coding sequence ATGACCGATTTTCCCATCTCCACGCTCCACGGCGACGATTCGCTCCTGATCGAATCGGTCGCCCTGAGCGAGATCGCCGAACGCTTCGGCACCCCCACTTATGTCTACTCGCGCCAGGCCCTGACCGACGCCTACCATGCCTATGAGCAGGCGCTCGCCGGCCGGCGCGCGACCATCTGTTACGCCGTCAAGGCCAATTCCAACCTGGGCATTCTCGACGCTTTCGCCCGCCTCGGCGCCGGCTTCGACATCGTCTCCGGCGGCGAGCTCAAGCGGGTGCTGGCCGCGGGCGGCGATCCGGCCAAGGTGGTGTTCTCCGGGGTCGGCAAAACCGTCGACGAAATTCGCCTCGCCCTCGATGCCTGCATCGGCTGCTTCAACATCGAATCGCCCGAAGAACTGGATCGCCTCGACACCACCGCGCGCGCGATGGGCAAGACCGCGCCGATCGCCTTCCGCGTCAATCCCGACGTCGATCCCAAGACCCATCCCTACATCTCGACCGGTCTCAAGGCCAACAAGTTCGGTGTCGCCTACAGCGACGCGCGCGCGCTGTACCGTCGCGCGGCGACGATGGACGGCATTGCGGTCTGCGGCATCGCCTCCCACATCGGCTCGCAACTACTCGATCCGGCGCCGGTCGCCGAGGCCGCCGAGCGTGTCCTGGCGCTGGTCAAACAGCTCAACGCGGACGGCATCGAGCTGGATCACATCGACATCGGTGGTGGCATGGGTATCCGCTACGACGACGAAATACTCCCGGGTGCCACCCGCTTCCTCGCCCCGGTGCTCGAGGTCCTTGCCGGCCGCCCGGAAGCCCTCCATCTCGAACCGGGCCGCTCGCTGATCGGCAACGCCGGCCTGCTGCTGACGCGCGTGGAGTTTCTCAAGCACGGCGAGGAAAAGCATTTCGCCATCGTGGACGCGGCCATGAACGATCTGGCGCGCCCGGCACTGTATGACGCCTATCACGCGGTGGTCCCGGTGCAACGCAGCGACACGCCGGCACAGACCTACGACGTGGTCGGCCCGATCTGCGAGAGTGGCGACTTTCTCGCCCGTGACCGGCAACTGGCGGTGCGGGCCGGCGACCTGCTCGCGATTCTCTCGGCCGGCGCCTATGGCATGACCATGGCGTCCAATTACAACACCCGCCCCCGCGCCGCCGAGGTCATGGTGGACGGCGAGGTCTGCTACGCGATTCGCGAGCGCGAGCGGGTCGAGGATCTGTACGCGAACGAGCACCGCCTGCCCTGA
- a CDS encoding PEP-CTERM sorting domain-containing protein has product MKNLIFLTFLASPALVPAVATAAPAPGDLAFVAFNADEDGFAITSFVDLAAGEQLFVTDKEWNALPVQVGGDFTAGEGVLAWTLDTGLTAGSVVRFSAVNSSADVAVSTGSIARSGSFSLATKDESVILYRAGTSGPIPLAALGMGGGLSGQLLGAGLDAATTAFSSRVDFAEYVGPRSGLGALSDYGPLVFDAGQWLARSATDEAATVPDLTAFTAVAAPVPEPGSYAMFLGGLGLLTVMARRRRAV; this is encoded by the coding sequence ATGAAGAACCTGATTTTCCTTACCTTTCTGGCCTCGCCGGCGCTCGTCCCGGCCGTTGCGACGGCCGCTCCCGCGCCGGGCGATCTCGCTTTTGTCGCCTTCAATGCCGACGAGGACGGATTCGCGATCACCAGCTTTGTGGACCTCGCGGCCGGCGAGCAATTGTTCGTGACCGACAAGGAATGGAACGCGCTGCCCGTTCAGGTCGGCGGGGATTTCACCGCGGGCGAGGGGGTGCTGGCGTGGACGCTCGACACCGGCCTGACCGCCGGCAGCGTGGTGCGCTTCTCGGCGGTCAATTCGTCCGCCGACGTGGCCGTGAGCACCGGGTCGATCGCCCGTTCGGGCAGTTTCTCCCTGGCCACCAAGGATGAATCCGTGATCCTGTATCGGGCCGGCACGAGTGGGCCGATCCCGCTCGCGGCCCTCGGTATGGGTGGCGGACTGTCCGGCCAGTTGTTGGGTGCGGGGCTCGATGCGGCCACCACTGCCTTCTCCAGCCGGGTGGATTTCGCCGAGTACGTGGGGCCGCGCAGTGGTCTGGGCGCACTGTCGGATTACGGCCCGCTGGTGTTCGACGCCGGCCAGTGGCTGGCGCGCAGCGCCACCGACGAGGCCGCCACGGTGCCGGATCTGACCGCGTTCACCGCAGTGGCGGCCCCCGTGCCCGAGCCGGGCAGCTACGCCATGTTCCTGGGCGGGCTGGGGCTGCTCACCGTGATGGCGCGCCGGCGCCGGGCGGTCTGA
- the cyaY gene encoding iron donor protein CyaY, translated as MDESVFVNVAEKELTHIEEALEACGAEIDIEPQPGGILALTFEDDSQIIINRHVAAREIWVAARSGGFHFRPENGAWINTRGGEELYALLSRVVSEQAGEAVTLTPA; from the coding sequence ATGGATGAGTCGGTCTTTGTGAATGTGGCGGAAAAGGAATTGACGCACATCGAGGAGGCGCTCGAAGCCTGCGGCGCCGAGATCGATATCGAGCCGCAGCCCGGCGGAATCCTGGCGCTGACCTTCGAGGACGACAGCCAGATCATCATCAACCGCCATGTGGCGGCGCGGGAGATCTGGGTGGCGGCACGCAGCGGCGGGTTTCACTTCCGCCCCGAGAACGGGGCCTGGATCAATACCCGCGGCGGCGAGGAACTGTATGCGCTGCTGTCCCGGGTGGTGAGCGAGCAGGCCGGCGAAGCGGTGACGCTCACGCCCGCCTGA
- the rfbD gene encoding dTDP-4-dehydrorhamnose reductase → MKLLVTGATGQVGWELARSLMPLGEVVALDRAACDLSAPHTLAAVVDRHAPDVIVNAAAYTAVDRAESEPELAHTVNGEAVGELARAARRHGALLIHYSTDYVFDGTQTRPYTEDDPTCPVNAYGHSKLAGEAAIEAAGCDALILRTTWVYAARGKNFVATMLRLFAERERLSVVADQFGAPTWARNIADASAHLVHWAEAERASAGRCCHRFNLSAAGRTSWHGFATEILAQAKVLWPEHEWQVTGIDAIPSEAYPVPAARPANSCLDATRLRRLTGLSLPDWAHALNACLRDMAHR, encoded by the coding sequence ATGAAGTTGCTGGTGACCGGGGCGACCGGCCAGGTGGGCTGGGAGCTGGCGCGCAGCCTCATGCCGCTGGGCGAGGTGGTGGCGCTGGATCGGGCCGCCTGCGACCTGTCGGCGCCGCATACGCTGGCTGCGGTGGTCGATCGGCATGCGCCCGACGTGATCGTCAATGCCGCCGCCTACACCGCGGTGGACCGGGCCGAGTCCGAACCGGAGCTGGCCCATACCGTCAATGGCGAGGCGGTCGGCGAACTGGCCCGCGCGGCCCGGCGTCACGGGGCGCTGTTGATTCACTATTCGACCGACTACGTGTTCGACGGTACCCAGACGCGGCCGTACACCGAGGATGACCCGACCTGTCCGGTCAACGCCTATGGTCACAGCAAGCTGGCCGGTGAAGCGGCCATCGAGGCGGCCGGCTGCGATGCCCTGATCCTGCGCACCACCTGGGTCTATGCGGCACGGGGCAAGAACTTCGTCGCCACCATGCTGCGCCTGTTCGCCGAGCGCGAACGCCTCTCGGTCGTGGCCGACCAGTTCGGCGCGCCGACCTGGGCGCGCAACATCGCCGATGCGAGCGCGCACCTGGTGCACTGGGCCGAGGCGGAGCGCGCTTCCGCAGGGCGCTGCTGCCATCGCTTCAACCTGAGCGCGGCCGGGCGCACCTCCTGGCACGGGTTCGCCACCGAGATCCTGGCGCAGGCCAAGGTGCTGTGGCCGGAGCATGAGTGGCAGGTCACCGGCATCGACGCGATTCCGAGCGAAGCCTATCCGGTGCCGGCGGCGCGCCCCGCCAACTCCTGCCTCGATGCCACTCGTCTTCGACGCCTCACCGGGTTAAGCTTGCCCGATTGGGCGCATGCCCTGAATGCCTGCTTGAGGGACATGGCGCATCGATGA
- the lptM gene encoding LPS translocon maturation chaperone LptM, which produces MTATRLATTLLLIALLGACGIKGALFMPERPDIGAADGSKPAPQEPSR; this is translated from the coding sequence ATGACCGCAACCCGCCTTGCCACCACTTTGCTCCTGATCGCACTGCTGGGCGCCTGCGGCATCAAGGGCGCCCTGTTCATGCCCGAGCGCCCCGACATCGGCGCTGCGGATGGTAGCAAACCCGCCCCACAAGAACCGAGCCGATGA
- the rfbC gene encoding dTDP-4-dehydrorhamnose 3,5-epimerase has protein sequence MHVIATEIEDVKIIEPEVFGDLRGFFMESFNARRFAEATGVDLPFVQDNHSRSQHGVLRGLHYQIRQPQGKLVRVVRGAVFDVAVDMRRRSSTFGAWVGVELTEDNNRQLWVPPGFAHGFLVLSASADFLYKTTDYYAPEHERSVLWNDPDIGIEWPLQGEPLLSAKDRAGVPLKDAEVFA, from the coding sequence ATGCATGTGATCGCGACCGAGATCGAGGACGTCAAGATCATCGAACCGGAGGTGTTCGGCGATCTGCGCGGTTTCTTCATGGAAAGCTTCAACGCCCGGCGCTTCGCCGAGGCCACCGGGGTGGACCTGCCCTTCGTGCAGGACAACCATTCGCGCAGTCAGCATGGCGTGCTGCGCGGGCTGCACTACCAGATTCGTCAGCCGCAAGGGAAGCTCGTGCGTGTGGTGCGCGGGGCGGTGTTCGATGTGGCGGTGGATATGCGCCGCCGCTCGTCCACCTTCGGCGCCTGGGTCGGTGTCGAGCTGACCGAGGACAACAACCGTCAGCTGTGGGTGCCGCCGGGGTTCGCCCATGGCTTCCTGGTGCTCTCCGCGAGCGCCGATTTCCTCTACAAGACCACCGACTACTACGCCCCAGAGCATGAACGCAGCGTGCTCTGGAATGATCCGGACATCGGCATCGAATGGCCGTTGCAGGGCGAACCGCTGCTCTCGGCCAAGGACCGGGCCGGGGTGCCGCTCAAGGACGCCGAGGTGTTCGCATGA